One part of the Humulus lupulus chromosome 9, drHumLupu1.1, whole genome shotgun sequence genome encodes these proteins:
- the LOC133800639 gene encoding probable LRR receptor-like serine/threonine-protein kinase At1g29720 isoform X1 yields MLRSCNLRGNIPEYIPTLTSLSVLDLSFNKLEGPVPNFENIRALDTMYLTGNLLSGSIPEWINLRDSRYQTDLSYNNFSEVSEPSTCPETFNLFRSSSGQKNNSMLSKCLTPCSRDHYSLYINCGGKKTTIEGIMYEGDEDMGGAAKFVHNSDIWGFSNTGDFWDVWSTTKDYIAENVSILRMNNSELYTTARLSPLSLTYYARCLANGNYTVKLHFAEIVLRDNRSYYGVGRRIFDVYVQGSLVVEDFNIEKEANGIDKEFVIVVKTIVSHKTLDIRVQL; encoded by the exons ATGTTGAGGAGCTGTAATCTAAGAGGAAACATTCCTGAATATATTCCTACTTTGACAAGTCTATCTGTCCT AGATCTTAGCTTTAATAAACTAGAAGGGCCAGTtccaaattttgaaaatataagggCATTGGATACAAT GTATTTAACAGGTAACTTGCTCAGTGGGTCTATTCCAGAGTGGATCAATCTCAGAGATAGTCGCTA CCAAACAGATCTTTCTTACAATAACTTTTCAGAGGTGTCTGAACCATCTACTTGTCCAGAAACTTT CAATCTCTTCCGGAGCTCATCTGGACAGAAAAACAACTC aatGCTCAGCAAGTGCTTGACTCCATGTTCAAGAG ATcattattcattatatataaatTGTGGTGGAAAAAAAACCACCATTGAAGGCATCATGTATGAAGGAGATGAAGACATGGGAGGTGCTGCAAAATTTGTCCATAACTCAGACATTTGGGGATTCAGCAACACTGGTGATTTCTGGGACGTATGGAGTACCACAAAGGACTACATAGCAGAAAATGTGTCTATACTCAGAATGAACAATTCTGAGCTTTACACAACCGCGCGTCTCTCGCCTCTTTCACTAACTTATTATGCTCGTTGCTTAGCAAATGGAAATTATACTGTGAAACTGCATTTTGCAGAGATAGTATTACGAGATAACAGATCTTATTACGGTGTTGGAAGGCGAATATTTGATGTTTATGTTCAG GGAAGCCTAGTAGTGGAAGATTTCAACATTGAGAAGGAAGCTAATGGAATTGATAAGGAATTTGTCATAGTAGTTAAGACAATTGTGAGTCATAAGACACTAGATATTCGCGTTCAATTGTGA
- the LOC133800639 gene encoding probable LRR receptor-like serine/threonine-protein kinase At1g53440 isoform X2 translates to MDSESLRRMFTVLHLLFMFFLAPFKSKAQAGTTLPQYEVEAIREMAEQLNKKDWNFSDPACSSKSTTDIPRADQYSNVIICKCSISATECHIQTMVLESNLFSGTIPYELGQLNLEVLNLNANNLTGEFPMALISLPKLTVLRISGNNFTRKMPEFGNWKQLQKLEIEGSGFNGPIPSSLSNLNKLTELRISDLHGESSDFPDLRNMTNLDRL, encoded by the exons ATGGATTCTGAAAGTCTTAGACGTATGTTTACCGTACTACACTTACTGTTCATGTTCTTCTTGGCTCCATTCAAATCCAAAGCCCAAGCTGGTACTACTCTTCCACAGTATGAAG TGGAAGCCATTAGAGAAATGGCTGAACAATTGAACAAGAAAGACTGGAACTTCAGTGACCCTGCTTGTAGTAGCAAATCCACTACTGATATCCCACGTGCAGATCAGTACAGCAATGTTATCATCTGCAAATGCTCCATCTCTGCTACTGAGTGCCATATCCAAACCAT GGTCTTGGAGAGCAACTTGTTTTCTGGAACTATTCCCTATGAGCTTGGGCAATTGAACTTGGAAGTCTT GAATCTTAATGCAAACAATCTCACTGGAGAGTTCCCTATGGCTCTTATTAGTCTCCCAAAGTTAACTGTGCT TAGGATCAGTGGTAATAACTTCACAAGAAAGATGCCTGAGTTTGGCAATTGGAAACAACTTCAGAAATT agagattgaaggaagtgGTTTCAACGGGCCAATTCCATCTAGTCTATCTAACTTGAACAAGTTAACAGAACT AAGGATTAGTGACTTACATGGGGAAAGCTCAGATTTTCCAGACTTGAGAAATATGACAAACCTAGATCGATTGTGA
- the LOC133799307 gene encoding secreted RxLR effector protein 161-like, translating to MLRYVKDTINYGLLYKKGDEIKIVGYCNADYAGDHDTRRSTTGYVFMLGSGVISWCSKRQPTVSLSTTEAEYRAAAMAAQESTWLMQLMKDLHQFTDYAVPLHCDNQSAIRLAENPVFHARTKHVEVHYHFLREKVLREELEMHQIKSED from the coding sequence ATGCTAAGGTATGTCAAAGATACCATTAACTACGGCCTCTTATATAAGAAAGGTGACGAGATTAAGATAGTTGGATATTGCAATGCTGATTATGCTGGAGATCATGATACTCGTCGCTCAACAACTGGATATGTATTCATGCTTGGATCTGGAGTCATATCTTGGTGTAGCAAAAGGCAACCAACGGTGTCCTTGTCAACCACTGAAGCAGAATATAGAGCAGCAGCAATGGCAGCTCAGGAAAGTACATGGTTGATGCAACTAATGAAGGATCTACATCAATTTACAGACTATGCAGTGCCACTTCATTGTGATAATCAGTCTGCTATTCGTCTAGCAGAAAATCCTGTGTTTCATGCTCGAACAAAACATGTGGAGGTGCATTACCATTTTCTCAGAGAGAAAGTTCTACGAGAAGAGTTAGAGATGCACCAAATAAAGAGTGAAGACTAG